One genomic region from Streptomyces sp. NBC_01431 encodes:
- a CDS encoding DUF4240 domain-containing protein, with product MDETEFWEIVDSTREAADGDPEEQAELLVERLLQLDPDSVLDFARHFEARYNRAYHWDLWGAAAVLLGGASDDAFDYFRCWLIGQGREVFEGAIHDPDALADLLGEFDEEIDGDGEELGYAADEAYEQLTGVVAPDLGIPPQPPEPHGTPLDFEDESALASRFPRLWERFGTG from the coding sequence ATGGACGAGACGGAGTTCTGGGAGATCGTAGACAGCACTCGCGAGGCCGCCGACGGCGACCCCGAGGAGCAGGCCGAGCTGCTCGTGGAGCGGCTGCTCCAGCTCGACCCCGACTCCGTGCTCGACTTCGCGCGCCACTTCGAGGCGCGCTACAACCGCGCCTACCACTGGGACCTGTGGGGCGCGGCGGCCGTGCTGCTCGGCGGGGCCAGCGACGACGCCTTCGACTACTTCCGCTGCTGGCTCATCGGCCAGGGCCGCGAGGTCTTCGAGGGCGCGATCCACGACCCGGACGCGCTGGCCGATCTCCTCGGCGAGTTCGACGAGGAGATCGACGGCGACGGGGAGGAGCTCGGCTACGCGGCGGACGAGGCGTACGAGCAGCTCACCGGTGTCGTGGCGCCGGATCTCGGCATCCCGCCACAGCCCCCGGAGCCGCACGGGACCCCGCTGGACTTCGAGGACGAGTCCGCGCTCGCGTCCCGCTTCCCCCGGCTGTGGGAGCGCTTCGGGACGGGGTGA
- a CDS encoding winged helix-turn-helix domain-containing protein, producing the protein MTIHTSGADRGQAGENPRYRLVADALRQDIQNGVPAPGEALPTQQQLMRRFGCSRGTVQTALQLLREEGLLEAGVSGRGARVARQAAIGRPLVHYVSRAFEAPHVSLDVWSLHTEELSRVVQEQAELIRLGDRPAPQSIRVRVLVPDLDTHHPYPRHVEDPLDLRPLRRLRRVVRMYAEALHHSLTQLAEEGKVASVSVEIRGLPTVPGEKRYLINGTQMLTGYYSLRTTRILVDDASIEVLELHSDTLFPAALEGNGARSLERAEFQQVQAWFNSRWDMVAQPLRLLDD; encoded by the coding sequence CGGTTGGTCGCCGACGCACTGCGCCAGGACATCCAGAACGGGGTGCCGGCGCCCGGCGAGGCGCTGCCCACCCAGCAGCAGCTCATGCGCCGGTTCGGCTGTAGCCGCGGCACCGTGCAGACGGCGCTCCAGCTGCTGCGCGAGGAGGGCCTCCTGGAGGCCGGGGTGTCGGGCCGGGGCGCCCGAGTGGCCCGCCAGGCTGCCATCGGGCGGCCATTGGTCCACTACGTGTCCCGCGCCTTCGAGGCGCCCCACGTCTCGCTCGACGTCTGGTCGCTGCACACCGAGGAGCTGTCCCGGGTCGTCCAGGAGCAGGCCGAGCTGATCCGGCTCGGCGACCGGCCCGCCCCGCAGTCGATCCGGGTACGGGTCCTCGTACCGGACCTCGACACCCACCACCCCTACCCGCGCCACGTCGAGGACCCCCTTGACCTGCGCCCGCTGCGGCGGCTGCGCCGAGTCGTGCGGATGTACGCGGAGGCGCTGCACCACTCGCTCACCCAGCTGGCCGAGGAAGGCAAGGTCGCCTCGGTCTCGGTGGAGATCCGGGGGCTGCCGACGGTGCCCGGCGAGAAGCGGTACCTCATCAACGGCACACAGATGCTGACCGGCTACTACTCGCTGCGCACGACCCGCATCCTGGTCGACGACGCCTCCATAGAGGTACTGGAGCTGCACAGCGACACCCTGTTCCCGGCGGCCCTGGAGGGGAACGGCGCCCGGTCTCTGGAGCGCGCGGAGTTCCAGCAGGTGCAGGCCTGGTTCAACTCCCGCTGGGACATGGTGGCGCAGCCGCTGCGGCTCCTCGACGACTAG